One Palaemon carinicauda isolate YSFRI2023 chromosome 4, ASM3689809v2, whole genome shotgun sequence DNA segment encodes these proteins:
- the LOC137639449 gene encoding uncharacterized protein, with the protein MAGNQYSGFVYIVMGNIDAIGGKPKYPEFVLGKGRGKRKKLKEERISEEGRNQKKKEYQKKEETRRRKNTKSKKNTRSNKKPEEGRNQKKEEQQKEEIKRKKPKEGRTPEERNQMKEETRRGNKPDEGRNQKREQTRRGNKPEGGRTPEERNQKKEEHQTKEEHQKEDAEAISTTWEIFRHKRHRLR; encoded by the exons ATGGCTGGAAACCAATATTCAGGCTTCGTTTATATTGTGATGGGGAATATTGACGCTATTGGAGGCAAACCGAAATATCCCGAATTTGTGTTAGGAAAGGGAAGAGG AAAAAGGAAGAAACTAAAAGAAGAAAGAATATCAGAAGAAGGAAGAAACCAAAAGAAGAAAGAATATCAGAAGAAGGAAGAAACCAGAAGAAGGAAGAACACTAAAAGTAAGAAGAATACCAGGAGTAATAAGAAACCAGAAGAAGGAAGAAACCAGAAGAAGGAAGAACAACAGAAGGAAGAAATCAAAAGAAAGAAACCAAAAGAAGGAAGAACACCAGAAGAAAGAAACCAGATGAAGGAAGAAACCAGAAGAGGGAACAAACCAGATGAAGGAAGAAACCAGAAGAGGGAACAAACCAGAAGAGGGAACAAACCAGAAGGAGGAAGAACACCAGAAGAAAGAAACCAGAAGAAGGAAGAACACCAGACGAAGGAAGAACACCAGAAGGAGGATGCCGAAGCTATATCCACCACTTGGGAAATTTTTAGACATAAGAGGCATCGCTTGAGATAG